In one window of Elaeis guineensis isolate ETL-2024a unplaced genomic scaffold, EG11 Super_Scaffold_1000033, whole genome shotgun sequence DNA:
- the LOC105035067 gene encoding UPF0481 protein At3g47200 → MGNTSQAESLAMGIELNKWVVDVETNINNREAEDPAMGTEVKDWVVDINTGVESFSLCDEKKNWAATSIYRVPSFIRDIRERAFTPTVVSFGPYHHNAPRLRPVEEHKRRALIHFLEMARRPLDDFINEMRTIEKQLQDSYHNLDKKWKDPKHPDQFLMLMILDGCFMLEVMRMKDEKPRKERYAANDPVFSSYGVNHRLPYIMRDMLVMENQLPLLVLKKLLEVEGLQCEMDDVFINEMILQFFGVKAKTTGLGLHPLDVYRKSLLHGTPPWPPLPPIPSQSFEVLRSAVELRESGVKFRKSNSTSLADIDFQDGVLGLPQITVDDNTESTLLNIVAFEHLHVGTSSEVTSYVCFMDEIIDSAEDVRLLHRKGITRNATGSDESVAELFGSLSKEVTTDPQCRLRYVRQQVNKYCQKKWHNWRAVLRHKYFNTPWSAISLMAAILIILLTAAQTFYSIYQYYHPSGKS, encoded by the exons ATGGGTAACACCAGCCAGGCTGAGAGTCTTGCTATGGGCATTGAATTAAACAAGTGGGTGGTTGACGTTGAAACCAATATCAACAACCGTGAAGCTGAGGATCCTGCTATGGGCACTGAGGTAAAGGATTGGGTGGTTGACATTAATACTGGTGTCGAGTCTTTCAGCCTTTGcgatgaaaagaagaattgggcGGCAACGTCGATATACCGGGTACCCTCCTTCATCAGAGACATCAGAGAACGTGCCTTCACTCCGACGGTGGTTTCTTTTGGTCCCTACCATCACAATGCTCCCCGGCTGAGGCCAGTGGAGGAGCACAAGCGCCGGGCTCTGATCCACTTCCTCGAGATGGCAAGGCGGCCTCTAGATGACTTCATCAACGAGATGAGGACTATTGAGAAGCAACTGCAAGACTCCTACCATAACCTCGACAAGAAGTGGAAAGACCCTAAACACCCTGACCAATTCTTGATGCTAATGATACTCGACGGGTGTTTCATGCTTGAAGTGATGCGCATGAAGGATGAGAAGCCTAGAAAAGAGAGGTATGCCGCTAATGATCCCGTTTTTAGCAGCTACGGAGTGAACCATAGGTTGCCTTACATCATGAGGGACATGTTGGTAATGGAAAACCAGCTACCTCTTCTAGTTCTAAAGAAGCTGCTTGAAGTCGAAGGCCTTCAATGTGAAATG GACGATGTCTTCATTAACGAGATGATACTCCAGTTCTTTGGGGTGAAGGCTAAGACAACAGGCCTGGGCCTCCATCCGCTCGACGTGTATCGGAAGAGCTTGCTCCATGGTACACCACCGTGGCCGCCGCTACCACCCATCCCAAGCCAGAGCTTCGAGGTCCTCAGGTCAGCCGTGGAGCTCCGCGAGTCTGGAGTCAAATTCAGGAAAAGCAATAGCACTAGCCTTGCTGACATCGACTTCCAGGACGGCGTACTGGGCCTCCCACAAATTACGGTCGATGACAACACCGAGAGTACGTTACTCAACATCGTGGCCTTTGAGCACCTCCATGTTGGCACTAGCAGCGAGGTCACCTCCTACGTATGCTTCATGGACGAGATCATTGACTCGGCCGAGGACGTGCGTCTCCTGCATCGAAAAGGCATCACGCGAAATGCAACAGGGAGCGATGAGTCTGTCGCCGAGCTTTTCGGGAGTCTCTCCAAGGAAGTGACAACGGATCCACAGTGTAGGCTTCGATATGTGCGGCAGCAGGTGAATAAATACTGCCAGAAGAAGTGGCATAATTGGCGAGCAGTTTTACggcacaaatatttcaatacccCATGGTCCGCCATCTCACTCATGGCTGCCATACTTATTATTTTGCTCACTGCCGCCCAGACGTTTTATAGCATATATCAATATTATCACCCATCCGGCAAATCCTAG